The Terriglobia bacterium DNA window ACACAAGCCTGAGAGCGGAACCCGTCGTAGGGGGCACACACCTGCAGCACAGTACCTAGTTTCAAATCACAGCCCATATCCACGCACAGACCCTTTCGACTCACGTTTTCCGTGAAGGCTTCCTCAACGAAGGATTTGCCATCCTTGTCCCGACCCTCAATGAACACGGGTTCGCGGAGAGGGACCCGCTGGTCATCGCGATAGATCTTCCAGCCCTCAAACCAGTCCAAGGACTCTCTGGCTTGACTTGGATCCGGTTTATCCCGTTTCATGTGCTCCCTCCTTCGATTGGATATGCCCTGCCGGCTCAAACCCGGGGAAGACGCGTTACTCCGAAGGAATTCCTGAACTCGGAACATCATTCTCACAAACGATCATGTCAAGATTGTTACGAGCCTTGCGGAATCCGCTCCGCCGGGCGGGGAGGATAATCGACACAGGTTCCCGGCGTGTTTTGGTTTTTTTCGGAGAGAATTTTTGGGTCCGCCTGTGACTGGGCTCACATTCGGCTGAAGGCCGCGTGTTAATCTCTGGAAGCGACGAGCGAGGTGAATTTTATGCCACAGAATGTGGGCCGGGCTCTCCCCGATCCAAGTCTCTTTGTCGTTGAACGACGCAAAGAATATCGCCTGGACATACGAATTCCTATTGTGATCTCCGGGATTGATTCCAAAAAACTCCAGCGGTTTGAAGTAAAGGCGGTCACCCGAAATGTCACCCGCTATGGGGCGTGTTTCGAGTTAGGCCGTGGACTGGTTCGAGAAGGATCGACGTTGACCCTGGCCCTGGGAAACAAGTTCGAGGCGAAATGCCGGGTGGCCTGGATCAACGAAGGCGCCAATAACTTAGAGGTTCTGGGTGTGGAGTTCGTTTCGGTCAAGGGACAGTGGGTTCTGTATGACAGTCAGTAATTGATTGGTTTCCCCTTCAGTCATCCCCTATGCGGCGAAGGTATCCTCCCCTTCGCCGCATTTTTTTTACCCGCAAAATCGAAAATACAGATGGGGAATTAGTCCAGGAGACGGTCAGAAATCGAATACCTCCAAACG harbors:
- a CDS encoding PilZ domain-containing protein — protein: MKRDKPDPSQARESLDWFEGWKIYRDDQRVPLREPVFIEGRDKDGKSFVEEAFTENVSRKGLCVDMGCDLKLGTVLQVCAPYDGFRSQACVASVRPSTSRPGRFLIGLNFVKPNRDWIIH
- a CDS encoding PilZ domain-containing protein, whose translation is MPQNVGRALPDPSLFVVERRKEYRLDIRIPIVISGIDSKKLQRFEVKAVTRNVTRYGACFELGRGLVREGSTLTLALGNKFEAKCRVAWINEGANNLEVLGVEFVSVKGQWVLYDSQ